The genomic window TGTTTGGAAGAACACACACGCATCAGAATTGTGAACGCCGCTGTGTGTTCAACTCCTCACAGCCAATTGGATGTGACGGGGAACAATGCGCCAGTTGTGTCATGGGCAGCATTACCCGACAGCTCGAGAATTTATGAACAGATGGCAGCGATGTAGCTTGTCGCTCGTGTGCAGAAGCAGTTTGCGCAGTTTCCCGGCGAAATCGGTCTACATAAACTGGCGACCTAGCGGAGCGGCGTGTCGGTCTTCTTTTTGGTGACAGCTTTCTTTCCACAACCAACCATCTTGGGGATTCTGAGAAGCGGAGTATAAAGTGTTTGTGGGCTGTTGAAGTAATTCACAGGTGTATTACATGGTCAGGTTTACCACCAACAGGAGGGATACAAATCTCCCCAAATATTGACTATGTTGAAATGGTCTTTCACGCTCGCCCTATTCTTACAGTTTTCGTAGAAAGCAACTTTTTATAATGGGAACAATTGCTGGTAATTGAGTGCGCCTGGATTTGAGAAAAAAAGTTACGCTCGCGCCCAGCTGTAAAGTCACATGACACACGCCCCTGATCACGTGACCGCAGCATACGTGTGTTTACGACGTTCTTATACCTCAGTGGTTTATGGAGGAGATGGAAGTCAACATGAACACATTGCTGGCAGCAGGGCTTCTACTGCTTTTCGCTATGCCCGGCGAACTTTACAGAATCCCTCCGCACGAGGAAGTCGCTAGGATGGCTAGATTCGTCGCCAACCAGTGCAACTGGGCTTCCATGGCCACAATATCGACCCATGAGCCAGTGCAAGGACAACCCTTCTCCAATGCGTTCTCTACCAGTGACGGGCCAGTTGGGTCTGGGACTGGGGTGCCCTACATGTACCTCACCACTATGGAGATCTCTGTCCAGGATTTAAAGGTGGGTAGGACAATATTTCTGTCAATATTTCTGTCAATGGCAACGTAGGAAAGGTATGGATCACTGTTGTTGCCAACAATGTCAAGACAATACAATGACGTAAAGTCGATGACAGATAAGGTTATTATTTGCATTATGTCGTCTACTGCAAGAAAAAGTCATTGTTCTATTTGTAGATGACACTTCATTTCCATTTAGAGCCATGACTGAATGTTGTTAAATTATGCAACTCATTGGCCCATCATGAGTCAGCTGCTTTTGGGGAGTGACACAGCAATTTTTTGTAATGACGTCACATTTCAGTCTTATGTTGATGGTGGCAATGAATTGACAGCTCCTAGTCTGACCCAGCCAGCACCATGTATGCCAGTTTACGACACACTCTTTGAGCTCAATTCAATCCGATCCGCTTTAGCCAACATccgcatagcggttgttttgacGTGTCAGATGTtgaactgtgttagagctgtccAATCCACAAGTGGCTCCTGGCATATACCTAAAGCGGGCAAAGCCATAGGCTAAACTTTTAACCTTTTTCTCTAATATATAACCTACACAGGCCTATATGTGATGCCATTCAAAAGGGATGTGCTGAAGAGTAAGGAGATACTGACTGTGTGTTTCAGGTGAACCCCCAGGCTTCCTTGTCCATGTCCCTGGCCCAGACAGACTTCTGTAAGAACCAAGGATACGACCCTCAGGATCCCCTTTGTGCCCACATCATCTTCTCTGGCTCTGTGCTGGAGGTGAGGGTTaatgacatacacacacaatcagtCTCACTCACTTGCACAGAGTTTATCTTCATGAATCCTCACTGTTCTGTTTACCTGTATGTCTCTGACAGATTAACGGTACAGAGGCCACCTTTGCCAAGAAAGCCCTGTTCAGCCGCCACCCTGAGATGGTCGACTGGCCCACCGACCACAACTGGTTCTTTGCCAAGATGAACATCACCAAGGTGTGGGTTCTGGACTACTTTGGAGGGGTGAAGACAGTCACCCCAGAAGACTACTTCAAGGCTACACCCTTCAAGGCTACACCCTACAAGAGACACCACTGAGTGAGTAGCTATTGATGCTTTTCTCTTGCCTCTGaggccctgtccagaaacaacccctagcctcTGACACTGGATCAGTGACTAGGGGTTTCACTGCCTGGTGCAAATAATCTTAGGATGCACTTTTGTGGAGTGCACCTCTGAAACAGAGTCTGATTGGTCAGATGTCATGGTGTTTGATCAATGTGTCATTGATATGGTTTATTGTCAGGAATGAAAGTAATGAATAGCACTAAGTGCATGTGACAAAAATGTACTGAGTCACTGTTTTAGTTTACAGTGGCTTCAGAACAGCTGACTGTTGTACTTCTGTCTTGTGATTCTTTTAGGAGGACACCACGGTCAGTTTGATGTGGAGGAATCCTAAGTGTTTCATAGTGATCTAGAGGGCAGGGGATGATGGACCCAATATTTGGAACAATGAAGCCGTTCCCCACCCCCCCAACTAAATTTGCTCAATAATGGCCATTTGCTGAATTCCAAATAATGTAATATCTACTGGGGTGTCTGTGGGGGAAGGGGATGGTTTGGAATTCAGAGTTTCTCTCATATGCTTCCAATTTAAATGTATGGCTATAGGGATGGATCTCTGTGTGTAATTGCATGAGTGAGCAGGTTATACCCTTTAGGAAGCTCTCTTGTTGTGCAATATAATTATTTTAAGAAGGACTGCCTTCGTTGTTAGGGAGTTCATTTGGCTTTTGTAGTTCTAAGAAAGAATTGATGGCATCTTTCCCATGTGAGCAGTCATATGCAGTGTTGTATTTTTACCACAAGAGGGGGAAGTGTGAGGCTTGGTACAGACAGAAGCAACTGGCTTGAAGGGTAGTTTGACCAAATGACATATGTTGTTGTAGTATGGAGGTGATTGTTTTTGTAATGCCATTTGGGGTATGCCAACAAGAGTACCACCACTCTATTGCTTTTGGACAATGCCACCAATAAGCTGTGGCAAGGTAAACAAACCCACATTCTGGGTGGCAGACGCTAGCGCCATAGAATACATTTTAATGTAGCTATCCATCAAATTAGAATAAGTTGTCATTTGGGTGAACCATTTCTTCAAAGCAAAGGAAAAACATGACGCACGCTCTTGTTGAATTAAATTGTGTGTTATAGTTAGTGGTATGTGTTGATTATGAAGCATTGCACTTGTCATCTACAAATCCATTTCTCATTTTACTAGTAAACCATTTTTAGTCTAGTCTTCATTTAATCAGTTTGGGTCTAATTCATTTAAATTCAATTTCATGCCAAAATATAACTAAATATGACATGCATTTAAAACAAAATGTATTCAGTTTTACAACTTCACTTCTGATTTTTGCTGGAATTTAAATATATTCTTTGTATATTTTCTACGTAAAATaagtattttatatatatatatgctactCTATTCTAAAAAAAACATCAGTGTCTGCAATGGCTTCATAACATTTTCTGATCACCACCTGTAAAACAAACGGATTGAGGTTTTGATGCTGACACGATACATCTTTTTGTAAACAAAATGATGGATGATTTGTATAAataaagctatattttgtatgtACAGTACTTTCCTTTGTTCTTGTTAAATGTAATATTTATCTTATTAAATAATCAGGTTGGTTTTCCCATGTAGGATGCAAGTAAGCATGACTGGTCACACTGGGCTATTAGGTAGATGATTCCAATAGAACTAATAGCACACAGCTCTTCAGTCACTGGGCTACTAAGTAGATGAGTCCAATACAATTGTATAACACACAGCTCTTCAGTCAAAAACATATTCCTCTCAACATTGACAGGAAGTGCCTCCTCTGAGTAATGAGAAGGAGCTATGTCTTTAGAAATGAGGATAAGGGAAGTGTAGGCCAGGCTGAGAGAGGCTTGTGTGTCTGTCTTGTGTAACCAGGTGGAGCAACACTAAGCCACTTCCTGTACGCTAAGGCGAGGAGCCGCCAGCGAGTCGAGGCATCACTCAGCCTCAAGCAGCTGCTGTAGGaggacaacaccaccccaacacagagagagacaggagaacgAGAGGTTGCCCACAATACCCAGTTTTGGAGGGCCATCATCCCCCAAGGCCCAGGAAGACAGAAGAGAGGACAGCAGAGAGGAGTGTGGGACGGTTTCTAAGAGAAGGGGCTTGACCGCACCCATCCAGAGAGGAGCGATGGACCCTCGGAAGTGGACGGGAGGCCTGCTGGTCCTGTCTACTGCACTACCCTATGTTGGTAAGACCCCTTCAAACACTGTTTCTCTTTGCACCTGGGCTCATCCCTGACCCCAGTCAATCGTTGCTCAACCATCCGAAGCCTCCAACAACCTGGTATCATCAAAGAGCTGGTGTAACTCTGTAGTATTTAGCTGAAAGTCTAGTTTACTCATTATAGACCACTATATAGCTGTACAGGCACCCACTCAAATGGAGTCGTACTACCTATGATGCCTGCATGGTGCTTTGAATCCCGCTGGGTAAAACACAGCTCACTCACGGTGGTGTCCTCCGTTTCTCAACAAGAGTCGGCCATCTTTGATGAAGCAGGAAAAGACAAACGAGGGAGAGCAAAACACAGCGCTGTAGTCATATAGAGGGTTTAATAAAGACAAGAGTTCCAGATTCTCACACACAGGTGTTTAGAACCAGGGCATATTGTTAGAGGAAATAATAACTTGACCCATATTTAACTTCTTGGCCCTGAATGAAGGGACTTTTTTGCACTACATTTACTACTCTCTCCATCGTGTCAATGCCCTCACGTTGGTTTGGGTTGGCTTTCAAAGGTTACGTTACTGTGAAGTGTGTGTTATCTGTATTGTACACAAGTGAACAGATGGACAGAGACCCGACTCTGACTTTGTTGGGTTTTGATCATGTGGAGAATACAGAGGTGTCTGCTGTCTCCTTCCACTCTGATTGTTGTGTTCTCTCATCAAAGGGGACAGATTGAATATTTTTTTGGAAACACGCCAATTTAAAACATCTACCTAGATTTGTTAATTCCAGTAAAATTATCATATTCTTGTTTCCTGTTCCAAAAGTAATTCTCAAACCCTCACTGTCAGTGTAAGTTACGGTATG from Salvelinus namaycush isolate Seneca chromosome 40, SaNama_1.0, whole genome shotgun sequence includes these protein-coding regions:
- the creg1 gene encoding protein CREG1, producing MEEMEVNMNTLLAAGLLLLFAMPGELYRIPPHEEVARMARFVANQCNWASMATISTHEPVQGQPFSNAFSTSDGPVGSGTGVPYMYLTTMEISVQDLKVNPQASLSMSLAQTDFCKNQGYDPQDPLCAHIIFSGSVLEINGTEATFAKKALFSRHPEMVDWPTDHNWFFAKMNITKVWVLDYFGGVKTVTPEDYFKATPFKATPYKRHH